AAATTCTGGCAGCCGCTCAGGTACAACCGCCACGCCCATTGTCGTCAGCGCTGTCGTCAGTGGATACAAAAAGCCCCGGAGCGGTTATCGCTTCGGGGCTTCTTCGCTGGTGGAAGATGGTGGTCAGGGGCAGGGTCGAACTGCCGACCTTCCGCTTTTCAGGTGTAGCAATCAGGCTGTTCGCGGGCTCTGACCGGGAGGTAGGCGGTCGCTCGCAGTGCCCTCCGTGTAGGACCGGCGGCCGACGTTGCCGTCAGCGTTGCCGTCACGAGTCCCGGGAAGACGGCAATGGAAGTGCCTACGCCAGGCCCATGACGACGCCCCACCAGAACGCGTCCTCCGATGCGATCGTGCCCGGGTCGTGGAGCCGGCAGGCGGACCAACTGTCCTGATACAGAGCGCTCCCTTCGAGGTCAGTGAGGGTGCATGTTGGGCACTGCGCGCTGGTGGTGGTCCATGTTGTTGTCAGCACTGTCGTCAGCCCAGTTGCCCGGCGGCAAGGGCCGATTAGGTAGCCGATCGCCTAACCTCGAGGCCGAGGACCGAAGTCAGTGATCGTCCCGGCTTTGCCGAACGCTTCCGAACGCCGGTTTCGCGAACGACTTGGCTGCTCTGTGATGTAGGGAAGCAGATCGGGTTTCTGAGCGGTACTGACCATTGCATTTCCGAACTGCGGGCCTTGATGGGAGGACCCTCCTTTTATGCAGCGCCTTAAGAGCATCGGCTGTCTTCTCGTGGGAGAACATGCCGACTGGTGAGCGGGGCGGCTGCGCAGCCGCCCCGCTCACCCTCGAACCGTCGTGGTGTCAGCTACCCGACTCCACCTCGAATCGTGATCTGGCGGCTCGCCTCGGCCGGGAGGGACGCCCAGTCCCCGGTCCACCTGACCGTGTAGGTGTGTTCGCCACCCTCAGACGGGGTGTCAGCGAAGGTAAATGACCCGTCGCTGGCGAAAGCCACCGACGGCAGTGTGGTGGTGTCGGTTCCATTGCGGTTGGTAACGGTCCGGAGCACCTTGATCAGGAGACCCGATGCAGGAAGCTGACCACCGGCATCCAGCGTTCCGCTGAATTGAAGTTCCTTGCCTGCGATCCCTGTCGTCGGTCCAGACAGCGTCAGCGACAAATCCCGTTTGGCCACCAGAACCGTCCTCGAGGCCGTACTCCCCCAGAACATCGCGTTGCCCTCCCAATGCACGTCATACCTGACGTCTCCGCTGACCGGTGGTATGTCGGTGATGGTGAACGTACCGTCCGTCTTGGTTGTCACAGTGGGGAGAGTCTGGCTGGTGCCATTGGGCAGGTAGCGGATCGCCACCAAGGGCTGGGCGCCTGGAGCCGAGCCATCCGTCAGAGCGAGCCGACCGGTCATGGTGAGCGATTCGAGCGCTGGCACCTCAAAGGGAGCCGTCAGGGTAAGCGAGGACTCACGCTTGACCACCCTGACCGTCGCCGAGGCCATACTCCAGCGGAACTCCGAATTACCATCCCAGATCACGTCATACCTGATCGTGCCTTGGACCGGTGGGGTGTCAGTGACGGTGAACGTACCGTCCGCCTCGGTTGTCACACCGGCGAGCGTTGCGATGGTGCCATCGGGCAATCGACGGGTCACCACGATGGGTTGCGCACCCGCGTCGGAGCCGCCCAGCGCCAGCCTGCCGGTCAGGGTGAGCGGTTCAAGCACTTGCGCTGTAGAGGGAGCCGTCAAAGCGAGCGTGGACGCCGGAAGGGTCGTTCCTTCCATCCGCCACAGATGGAGCCGATCGGTGTATCGCTGCCTGATCACACCGAAAATGTCGTTCCCGGAGAAGACAAGGCTTCCCGCGACCAACTCACCGATCGAGTTGTCGTTCGTGTACGTCCTCGCCGTCGTCGCCACGTCGTACAGAGCGATGCGCTTGGCTTCAGACGTGGGATGGGACCAGCCGCCCACGACACGTGCGCCATCTGGACTCACCGCGACGGCGGTCGCACCTGCCTGCCACGTCGGTTCTCCGCCATACGTGCGAACCCGCGTCAGACTCGTGGTGTCCCAGCCCTCGAACCGGTGGGGAGAACCGAACGCCGAAACAACCATCGAGCCGTCCGGCGTGATGGAGAGGTCCTGCAAGTTATTGAGGCCGTACGTGGAACCGTCGATGACGCCACGCAAGGTGGCGGTGGTGCTGGACACGTCGTAGACCAGCAGGTCTGCTGGGCTGACCCCCGTCTCGCCGACAACCAGCGCATTTCCTGCGGCAACGACCAAGGGAGCCTTGTACAGAGTGATCGGGATCCGGGATGGCTCTGGAACCGTCGCCGACACGTCGAGACTGACGACGCCAGCCTTCCAGTCGTCGCTGCAACCATGGCCGACCCACAGCCGACTGCCGGCCAGCGTCAGGCTCTGCGGACACGGGTACGCGGTCAGGTCGATCCGCCGGGAGATCTCGAGAGACTGGGTATCGATTTCGGCGACCTGGTGAGAACCGCTGAGCGCCACGTACAGCAAGGTGCCATCAGCCGTCACCGCGAGGCCTGATGGCCGGGGCAACCCAGTTATCGCGTCCTTGAGCGCGCCCTGAGCATCAGTGACGACGATCCGATCGTTCGCTGACACGAAGACCTTGCCGCCGCCCACCGCAATGTCCGCGCCACCCCAGGTAACGCCGAGATCGGTCATGGTGTCGACGGCCAAGGCGGCGGGGGCTTGGGCCACAACGAGGCCGACAGCCACGATCAACGTGCTGCCGAGGGCGAGCAGGCGGCGGGTTAATCGGGAGACTGATGGTCTGATCAGTGGCGTACCGACGTCTGGACATCGTGGTGACAGCATGGGCCCTCCTCTAATCGTTCACTAGTACGAAAGCCACAAGATCAACGCATGCAGCGAGATCCCGCGTCAAGCTGACGGAGAGTAACCCCAGAGTGAATCGACATCTTGGCGACATAGGACAGGAGGGCGGAATGACCTCACCTTTTGGACGCACGAGCTAACTAGGAGGCGACGTTACGAAACGTAGTAATGCCTGGCAGAGTGCGAATATCCATAATCCTCGTTCTGCGAACTTCCCAGGAAACTCACAGAGTTCTCGGCGAACTTGCGAGTCCCCATCCGACACATGAGACTCCCTGGCTCGGCTACCTAACGATTAAGGTGTTGTCGCTATTAGTGGGTGGCTGACGTTGCGGTCAGCGTTGCTGTCACGGACCCCACCTTGCCCGATGGCAAGGCCCGACGAAGGAGGGGTGCGGCAGCCGATCGCCCCAACCCCGTGCAGCGAGCACCGAAGTCAGCGATCGTCACGGCCTGATGACCACGTGATGCGTAGTTCAGCGACAGGATCACCATAGGTGACGAAGATCCACTACTTCGCGCAAACCCTGTAAATACGCCTTGGAACGTGTGAAACTGGCAGGCCGGGTCAAGCGATACACAAGTGACCGGTCGGGCGCAACAACTTCACATCGAACGGGTGCACATGGCCGCGACTAACCCCCTAAGCCGCTGCTGGACAAGGCCGTCGAAGCGGTGGCACGCTTCGGCAAATCCGCCACCATCAAGTTGAACGGCGGTGGACAGCCCAAGAATCAGCTCCGCGCGCCGTTAGAGCGGTTGTTCGAGGACATGGCCATAGCCCTCGGTGTTGACGTGGCGATGATCGGTGAGATGTCGCTCGCCACGCTCGGTGTGCGCCCGGATTATGCCGTTGACGTGGCCGGTGCTCGGGTGGGCTACGTCGAGCTCAAGGCGCCGGGTCGTGGCGTGCCGACGACCTGGACCCCGAACAAGCACGAGAAGACGCAATGGGACAAGCTACGGCTCCTTCCGAACGTCCTCTACACCGACGGCGCTCTGTGGGCGCTGTATCGCGATGGGGAGTTGGTCGGGCAGGTCGCCCGGTTGAACGGCGACGTCCGTACGGCGGGCAGCAGGCGTCCCAGGGAGATCGGTTCCACGCGCTCTACGTCCTGGCGCTCTGCCTCGGCCTCCGGCGCGGGGAACTTCTCGGGCTCCGCTGGGAAGATGTCGACCTCGACGCGGGGACTCTCGAAGTCGTCCAGATACTCCAGCGCGTCAGTGGCGAGCTGCGGTTCGTCCGCCCCAAGACGGACAACTCAGAGCGCACAACCCCGCTGCCTCAGCTCTGCCTCGACGCCCTGAAAGAGCACCGCAAGCGTCAGTTCGCCGAGCGCTCGGAAACCTGGCCCGACTGGGAGGACCACGGCCTCGTCTTCCCCTCGCGGCGCGGCACCCCGATGGAGCCTGACAACCTCCGTCGAAGTTGGGGAACGGTCCGCAAGGCGGCGGGCCTTGGCGAGATGCGCCTTCATGATCTACGGCACACCTGCGTGAGCCTCCTCCTCGACTTGGGAGTGCCGCCGCACATCGTCCGGGAGATCGTCGGGCACTCCGACATCGAGGTCACCATGACGATCTACGCTCACGCCTCGCTCGACGAGAAGCGCAAGGCTCTCGGCAAGCTGGGCGACGCCCTGGCCTAACACGCTATTGGACGCCCGCGACGCTATGTCTCGGGCGTCCCTTGCCGCTGCCGCACGTTCTCGGGGAGGAGATACCGGTAGTCGAAGCCGAAATGGTCCAGAGTCTCCCGGACCCACTGTGCTTCATGATCATCAGGCGCGAGCTCGCGGAGATGGAACCTCAAGCTCTCGGTCGCGCGACGCTCGCGTTCAGATCTGCTTCCATGACGGAGATCGGCAGGAAGGTTGTGGCAAGCGTTCGCGATCACG
This window of the Nonomuraea africana genome carries:
- a CDS encoding site-specific integrase → MGQATAPSERPLHRRRSVGAVSRWGVGRAGRPVERRRPYGGQQASQGDRFHALYVLALCLGLRRGELLGLRWEDVDLDAGTLEVVQILQRVSGELRFVRPKTDNSERTTPLPQLCLDALKEHRKRQFAERSETWPDWEDHGLVFPSRRGTPMEPDNLRRSWGTVRKAAGLGEMRLHDLRHTCVSLLLDLGVPPHIVREIVGHSDIEVTMTIYAHASLDEKRKALGKLGDALA